From the Psychrilyobacter piezotolerans genome, one window contains:
- a CDS encoding FeoA family protein: protein MKLTELNRGEKAVIVKIGKLGELKKRLTDMGITSGEVIKLERDAPLGDPQQFLIKGTGIAIRKEDANHIEIKDVVETK, encoded by the coding sequence ATGAAATTAACAGAACTGAACAGAGGGGAAAAGGCAGTAATTGTAAAGATAGGTAAATTAGGAGAACTGAAAAAAAGACTGACAGATATGGGAATCACATCTGGAGAAGTTATTAAATTAGAAAGAGATGCTCCCCTTGGAGATCCTCAGCAATTTTTAATAAAGGGCACAGGGATAGCCATCAGAAAAGAAGATGCAAATCATATTGAAATAAAAGATGTTGTAGAAACTAAATAA
- a CDS encoding FeoA family protein, whose product MACPITFAASDRTLKIVEILGGDRAKNKLSERGFCVGECLCVSEGSCRGDMILKTKTSKYAVGFGLASKIIVDEI is encoded by the coding sequence ATGGCTTGTCCAATAACATTTGCTGCATCGGATAGAACATTAAAAATTGTTGAAATATTAGGTGGAGATAGGGCTAAGAATAAACTCTCAGAGAGAGGATTTTGTGTAGGAGAGTGTCTCTGTGTTTCTGAGGGAAGCTGTAGAGGAGATATGATACTTAAAACAAAAACTTCAAAATATGCAGTTGGATTCGGGCTGGCAAGTAAAATTATTGTAGATGAAATATAG
- a CDS encoding aminopeptidase P family protein, translating to MFSKETYIERRKKLKEELIKEKKSGLILITGNGEASMDYLDNTYDFKQDSTFRYYFGIDRADMFGLIDLDNDKDYIFGYDYTISDVIWMGPQNSLKNEALNFGIENTGSYDDLKLFLENSNDKKVHYQPQYRGDNIITLGELLNKTTCEIKNGSSEKLCYAIADQRNYKSSEEIEKIEEAVNVTRAMHLKAMQTAKAGMKEYEVTAEIQGVVLGNHCTNSFPTICSTNGQTLHNHYHGNTLESGRMLLIDCGAKSASGYCGDMTTTFPVDAKFTPKQAVIYNILIDAYDHAESILKAGITYKEVHLAACSKIAQGLKSLGLIVGDLDKAVKNGVHALFMPHGLGHMMGMDVHDMENFGEVIVGYNGEAKSTQFGLSSLRMGRVLEDGFVFTVEPGIYFIPELIKKWKDEGINSEFLNFEKIEEFLNFGGMRYEGDYVIENGRSRRLGLKMPKTIEEVEAERAKAYINSL from the coding sequence ATGTTTAGTAAAGAAACTTATATTGAAAGAAGAAAAAAATTAAAGGAAGAATTAATAAAAGAAAAAAAATCAGGTCTTATTCTTATTACCGGAAACGGTGAAGCTAGTATGGATTATTTAGATAATACCTATGATTTTAAACAAGATAGTACTTTTAGATATTATTTCGGTATCGACCGGGCTGATATGTTTGGTCTTATAGATTTGGACAATGATAAGGATTACATCTTTGGATATGACTACACCATCTCCGATGTTATATGGATGGGACCTCAAAACTCTTTAAAGAATGAAGCTCTTAATTTTGGAATAGAAAACACAGGATCATACGATGATTTAAAGCTATTTTTAGAAAATAGCAACGATAAAAAAGTCCATTATCAGCCTCAATACAGGGGAGATAATATCATCACCTTAGGAGAACTTTTAAATAAAACTACCTGCGAGATCAAAAATGGAAGCTCGGAAAAACTTTGCTACGCCATAGCTGATCAGAGAAACTACAAATCTTCCGAGGAGATCGAGAAGATAGAAGAAGCAGTCAACGTTACCCGTGCCATGCACTTAAAAGCCATGCAGACTGCAAAAGCCGGGATGAAGGAATATGAAGTTACGGCAGAGATCCAAGGGGTAGTTTTAGGCAATCACTGCACCAATAGTTTTCCTACTATCTGCTCAACTAACGGTCAGACCCTTCACAACCACTATCATGGCAATACCCTGGAGAGCGGAAGGATGCTCCTCATCGACTGCGGAGCAAAATCAGCCTCAGGTTATTGCGGAGATATGACCACTACTTTTCCTGTCGACGCAAAATTTACTCCTAAACAAGCTGTTATCTACAATATATTGATAGATGCATACGATCATGCTGAATCTATATTAAAAGCAGGAATCACATATAAGGAAGTTCATCTGGCTGCTTGTTCTAAAATTGCCCAAGGGTTGAAATCTTTAGGGCTTATTGTGGGAGATCTGGATAAAGCTGTTAAAAACGGAGTCCATGCACTGTTTATGCCTCATGGATTGGGTCATATGATGGGGATGGATGTACATGATATGGAAAATTTTGGAGAGGTTATTGTGGGATATAACGGAGAGGCAAAGTCAACTCAATTTGGATTGTCTTCCCTTAGAATGGGAAGGGTTTTAGAGGATGGATTTGTTTTCACTGTGGAGCCGGGAATATACTTTATTCCTGAACTTATCAAAAAATGGAAAGATGAGGGGATTAATTCTGAATTCTTAAATTTTGAAAAAATTGAAGAGTTTCTAAACTTTGGCGGGATGAGATATGAGGGAGACTATGTTATAGAAAATGGCAGATCTCGTAGACTGGGATTGAAGATGCCAAAAACTATTGAAGAAGTAGAAGCCGAGAGAGCCAAGGCTTACATCAATAGCCTATAA